The Panicum hallii strain FIL2 chromosome 9, PHallii_v3.1, whole genome shotgun sequence genome has a window encoding:
- the LOC112877559 gene encoding purine permease 3-like, translating into MENISHATTTPPSTSRSPSPLVVFSACLVLGAGGPLLLRVYFVHGGRRLWLSTLSQLSGWPLLVPSICVSLFRSRREGMADRLQPARLVAAVAFLGGLFAVACFVYSLGAQALPVSTSSLLLATQLAFNAVFAFLLAGLRFTPFSANAVVLLTIGPAVLGVGPRSGRPAGESSRTYWTGFCEAIAAAALAGLVLPLVEVAMARYGRRTGPPPYVTVMQMQVVMGAAGTMVCLLGMAVKGDFQAMPREAAEFGLGETKYCLVLIFEAVSWQLFNLGIMGLIVCVSSLLAGVMIAVLLPLSEVLAVIFLREKFDDTKGIALVLSLWGFASYLYGEDAQRKLEAKKVAQQAAN; encoded by the coding sequence ATGGAAAACATCAGCCATGCAACAACGACACCGCCAAGCACCtcgcgctcgccgtcgccgctggTCGTATTCAGCGCATGCCTCGTCCTCGGCGCCGGTGGCCCGCTCCTCCTCCGCGTCTACTTCGTCCACGGGGGGCGGCGCCTGTGGCTGTCCACCCTGAGCCAGCTCTCCGGCTGGCCGCTCCTCGTCCCGTCCATATGCGTCTCCCTCTTCCGCAGCCGCAGGGAAGGAATGGCCGACCGCCTCCAGCCCGCGcgcctcgtcgccgccgtggcCTTCCTCGGAGGGCTCTTCGCCGTGGCGTGCTTCGTCTACTCGCTCGGCGCGCAGGCGCTGCCCGTGTCCACGTCCTCGCTGCTGCTGGCCACGCAGCTCGCGTTCAACGCGGTGTTCGCGTTCCTGTTGGCCGGGCTCCGGTTCACGCCATTCTCGGCCAACGCGGTCGTGCTGCTCACCATCGGCCCGGCGGTGCTCGGAGTCGGTCCCCGCTCCGGAAGGCCTGCGGGCGAGTCGTCGAGGACGTACTGGACAGGGTTCTGCGAAGCCatcgccgcggcggcgctggccgGGCTCGTGCTGCCGCTCGTCGAGGTCGCCATGGCGCGCTACGGCCGACGCACCGGGCCGCCCCCTTACGTGACGGTGATGCAGATGCAGGTCGTGATGGGCGCGGCTGGCACGATGGTGTGCCTGCTCGGCATGGCCGTCAAGGGAGACTTCCAGGCGATGCCACGGGAGGCCGCCGAGTTCGGGCTCGGCGAGACCAAGTACTGCCTGGTGCTTATCTTTGAAGCCGTCTCGTGGCAGCTCTTTAACCTGGGGATCATGGGCCTAATCGTCTGCGTGTCGTCGCTCCTCGCCGGCGTCATGATCGCCGTCCTCCTTCCGCTGTCGGAGGTCCTCGCcgtcatcttcctccgcgagaaGTTCGATGACACCAAGGGCATCGCCTTGGTGCTCTCGCTCTGGGGCTTCGCGTCCTACCTCTACGGGGAGGACGCGCAGAGGAAGCTGGAGGCGAAGAAGGTCGCGCAGCAGGCGGCGAATTGA